taagaataagtgattacaatttccaaaatgatcacagaaaaatagaagaaacaatttttaaaattaatcaaaaaaaaaattaattttaatttcgaaaataatcacaaaaagaaagataataatacaattacgaGGTAAGAAGCGTGAAAATCTCGGTGGAACGATTCAAAACCGGATATAATCGCACTGTTAACAACTTTGGTGGTGAAAGTTCTGGCGAGTGACACCGAAAAGAGATCATATCCGCGACAAAACGAGCGACAAGGACAGGGGTGAAGGAAGTGACTTACCCTATTTCACAATCTGGTAATTTCCAAATGGTCGttgttttttaatcattggaacgtaattgtttcatttgttCAAATGATAAACAACTGCATTATTATTGGATTTTACGTAAAattggattatttattaattacaaaattggatttattaaaattggattttacgataattgaacgtgtttttaattaattttaattttcgaaatatgatACAGAGAAGTTATTCAagttatttttggaaaagtttaagaatgtattttataaaagttatggAATACGGATATTTGAGAATAAAgagtattttatacatatgtgaATATTGAGACAAAGTGATTTTTAGTTTCAAATGATAACTTATCCTCAGGAAAATACGAGGGAAAATATTAgagaattataagaaattaattaattagttaaatttgAGCGTTATTAATcacgaattaataaaaataatatttaataattaatacttgatatttaaaaatcaatgattaTCATTGCATAATTAGTATTTAGCAATGACTAGATAATTAATTGGCTAATGGGATAAGTATTAGTTGGAcgtaaactgaaaaaaaaactagtttttaatatttttaaattagaaaacacaggaataaattttattttatttacattctattagcatatttttaacgataattttatttacaagtaGCAATGAATCCATAAAATAgacgttattttaattataattaatgttgttcaaatgatttaaagttaataataaatttaataataaatttttatttattaaaaaatacttgaaattattatccgcgatttcttttttctggaTTTAATTATgggcaataaataatttttttctaatttcataaaattaaatcgatttctaactaatattttgtaaaatttttttacaattgttttaattttatcgtgtTTGAAAAAAcatgtttatcaatatttggcagaaaaacataaaacacgaaaataatgatagttaaaacattctaaaaattaaaattcaagataattatgagataaatattttccttggAGGATAAGaaattacataatacattACTATCTAACAATATCTTTTCTCTAACCAAAgtaaaatatacgattaaatCACATTTCCAACAATTTTTGTGTTTAGGAGATgagacaattttatttctcggtCATCTTATTCCTTTTGGCAATTGCTGATTCACAAGCACAAGAAAAACTGAAGAACATCTACTCATGGAAAGCGTTGGAATTTGCCTTTCCAAACGAATTTGCCAAATTAGCTGCCATTAAAAGTGGATCTTATATTCCTGGCGTTTCGCTCCCCATCGATGTTGATGTCTATAACACAGgtacaaatgaaataaataataatagcataaagtctattatatctattttcgacttaaatttattatattattaaatttaaattaaaaaatagtaagatTATATAGTAATGTAATCGTaaggaaaaatagatataatagaaaaaattatactaaagttacaatgaaataatagtgtaattgcaaaaattgaaatttctgcaatttttattttattctttttgaaaataatattgatcaattaaCGAAGTTCTTCAGATACATCTCTTGTTGTTCTCATTAGAAAAATGCTACTAATCGATTCAGAGAaaccatttaaaataaaacgaaagtttaacgaaataaaaatttttcaattgaatgtttaatcttatttattttttgtcagaggtgcaaatattaaataaaacactaacaagtttaaattattataatttagtaCTAAACTGTATCTATTCATTGTTAAATTGTCAATAAATTTAGGttacattgaattttgaaatgagTTTGGATTGTCATTACTTTATTCCAgccaatgttattttattatttaaaagattgattttaaagatttacattttttttataacactaaactatattcattatttcaagaaCGACAATCGACGGTGTTTGTGGCCATTCCAAGGATTCAAGATGGCGTGCCCTTAACTTTAGGTTATGTCACCAAAGAAGTATCAGTGGATGGGAATCCATTGATAGCCCCGTATCCAAGTTGGAGTTACAATGACGTGAAATATTGTGATGGATTGACCAGCGTGTATAGAATGCaggtatctttttttttctatttaaacgtttaaaacttggaaaatttgctatttcaaaaaattgtatgaatcCTCTTCAACTATGATACattaatgtgaaaataatgattatacatctgtgatttatttgatttacgtATCTCTAACAAGTAATTATGTAATTGCATATCTGTCTTTATTTAATGTGAAAGAATATCGCTTCTTAAATGAGCAATTTCTAAAGTTAATCTTCgattaatagtaaataagGAAATTCCCATATTTACTCATGCATTATTTGAATTGCAATCATTGAATGATAACGTATCaacaaatgattatttatacatttagttCTAATTTAGTTTTGtgcataaaaatatgcaatataaataaatattcaataacatTGTGTTATTGTAGCAACATTTCCTTCAATGAAAGTTCTAAaacctaataataatataatatgcctatattattgttaattcattattgattattattttagaaattaataaataaaagatatatataaatacataaacatatatataaattcacatttatattttgtacttttcattatttgcaattttaaattttaaatgttgtaCAATTATCATGAAattgattgtaatttattgaaattattttcaaggataaattatatgaatttccttttttaaaacgatatatacatatttctattACGTTAAAGTTTCACTAAAGAATAGTTAATAATCGTACAtcgataattatcgatatctcTATGATCTCGccgatttcaattattttttaatacgttgaagaaatcaatatttctaacaacttcttccttttctgttctcttaatttttgagaatttgaaaaaaattgttattattacatagaaTTTCTCTTATATCTGCGATTGCGTAAAAATGCAACtgccatttattttttgttaatgtaaatacaatataagtatataatagcAGGAATAAGACATGagtgaaaagttaaaaatctatttcctaaaatggaattatagacttgaaatattttaaattcagtgATTGGTATTCAGATAATAGTATGCAAATTGCTTACTTACAAAatacttataacttaataaaataaattttaatctattcttatatacatgaatttttatattccgaatctaaaattttcaaaaattacttgaatatatataatgttgtaTATTGCATAGTTATGGTTTTCATAAGTTTGGTTAGGTTACAAtctaagaagaaagaaacatgattttctttctttatataaattcatttatcaattattttttaattaaaaaaaatattttataaaacctTAATATCCACTTACTTTTCACATAGGTAGACAAATGTGGAAGATTATGGGTTCTTGACACAGGAATATTAGGAGAAAAACAAACGTGTCGGCCAAAGATTcatgttttttctttacatgacaataaattaatcaccATGTACAGATTCCCCCAGAATCAGTTCAAAGACAGCTCTCTATTCGTCACTATAGCTGTAGATGTTCGAGATACAGAAGACAAATGTAAAGACACGTTTGCTTATATTGCTGACGTGACAGGATTCGCATTACTCGTCTATGATTTCCGAAATTCAAGATCGTGGAAGATCACCAATAATCTATTCTATCCGTATCCACCGTATGGCACGTTTAACATCAAAGGTGACACGTTCGATTTGATGGATGGAATCCTTGGTCTCGCCTTGGGGCCTATTCGTAACAATGACAGGatactttattttcattcgttggCCAGTAGAATCGAATCATGGGTTCATACTTCTGTGATCAGGTTAGTTATGGCGCTGGTAACGCTTTTGATAATTAGTTAAGAGAACTGAGACAGATTCatcatgtaaaattaattttgatttttaatcaaataaaatatattataattatcgttatatttctgtaagatatttatttaaatacgttttataaattgatagttTTAGCATAAAAACAGGAAAACTAGGtacattttgtaaaaattaattaatttcaattaattttaacaattttattttataacttgaaaattgaaaattgataaagtaaattgtaaaaataattcgtaacaaaaaattaagttattgaaatatgcaaaaatggtatattatctttattatttctatagaatagatcaatttgattatacgtactattaaatattttctataaaataaatgattctttcataaaatgaaaaaagaaataaaaaaatgtttaatttaatttagttatttattattaattaagttattaaatttgctATTTAGTTGTCGATGAGcttctatttaaaaacaattattctttctaaCCTAGAAATTACACTCTTTTCAATGAGAATTCCGAGGCCGCGGCAAGATCATTCGTAGCATTCTCGATCGAAAGATCTTCACAGTCTGTCGCCGAGGTTATGGATCGTAATGGAGTGCTTTTCTTCGGATTGTTATCTGATCTAGCGATTGGATGCTGGAACAGCGAGCATTTTTTCGAATACGGAGGAAATAATATCGAGATAATCGTAAAAGATCCAGAGACATTGCAGTTTCCGTCTGGCATGAAGGTACATacaaataatctaattattaatagtaattatttaaaataaaaaaaaatattttattagttttattgagcttgaaatatgttattattattttcaatacctttttttattcgaaagattgattttatttttcgaaatatacataaatatattttcgatatcatGTTTCAAAACAATACATAATGCATAAGATCTTCAATAAGGtactattatgaataaaaactatt
The sequence above is drawn from the Apis cerana isolate GH-2021 linkage group LG11, AcerK_1.0, whole genome shotgun sequence genome and encodes:
- the LOC107997175 gene encoding protein yellow-like, coding for MRQFYFSVILFLLAIADSQAQEKLKNIYSWKALEFAFPNEFAKLAAIKSGSYIPGVSLPIDVDVYNTERQSTVFVAIPRIQDGVPLTLGYVTKEVSVDGNPLIAPYPSWSYNDVKYCDGLTSVYRMQVDKCGRLWVLDTGILGEKQTCRPKIHVFSLHDNKLITMYRFPQNQFKDSSLFVTIAVDVRDTEDKCKDTFAYIADVTGFALLVYDFRNSRSWKITNNLFYPYPPYGTFNIKGDTFDLMDGILGLALGPIRNNDRILYFHSLASRIESWVHTSVIRNYTLFNENSEAAARSFVAFSIERSSQSVAEVMDRNGVLFFGLLSDLAIGCWNSEHFFEYGGNNIEIIVKDPETLQFPSGMKIISSKKGIQELWVFTISFQKYMTGTLNSNETNFRIQAGLVDELVRGTKCDVSLLGRFIPSQ